The DNA sequence ACCAACTCATAATCACGAGTAATATACGGGAACCAAAGATTGATACTCGAAAATACCGCGATTAGGAAAAACAGGAAAACAGCCGCACTTTTGACGAGCTGTTTTCTAAGATCCGTGAGGTGGTCCACAAGAGAAGGATCATTTTCTGGATCTGGTCGATTTCCTTTAATCTTTATCATACTTACGCTACTTCCAACTTCAATATCTACTCTGTCTTCCTTAGTTACAGCCTGAGATTTATCAAGTGGGCCTAAATTTTCACTATTACGATTTCCATATGGATCCATACTCTCACCTGCTTATAGTTGGTCCTTTTTCTTTATTTCATTCGGAGCTGGTTCTTCATCTGTCATAATGTCCTTCGCCGACTTTTTAAATTCCGCTAGTGTCTTCCCTACTGCGGCTCCTACTTCAGGTAATTTTTTCGGCCCGAACAAAATTAAAACAATAACAAGGATGATGATCAAACCAGGTACGCCAATACTTGCTAAACTCATTGCATAGGACTCCCTTCATTTTCAAACAAGTAATCAACCATTATGTGGAAAATACCCAGCACCGACGACAAATAATTTTTTCTGTATCTCAGTGCTGCAGATAATTCATCCGGGCTTACTCCAATGATTTACCCTCACGCAATATGTGTCTTCTGATACGGGACGATATCGTAATTCTTCAGCGGATTCTCGGCCATGGCCGTCTTCGTACGCATCTTTGTAGTCATCAGCCATCATTTATCCTCCTCTGAACTTTTATCTATTTATATAATGATTTCTAGAATAAGCATGCCGGTTCTAACGTATTTTTATACAGTGTCACTTGATATATTTGATTAATTCACTCCCCCTATCCGTATCTCGATGTATAATGACTAAAATGAAATATGAAAGGGGTATCCATCATGGAACGTCTTCTATTACTTTTTTTCCTAATCATTCTTGCAGGTTGCACCAAGGAAACATATCCAGTTCAAAATCATGTGTCCGCTGAAAAAATTGTAACTCAGCTGAGTTCACCATGGTCAATTGACAATGACGGAAAGTATTTTTTCATTTCTGAGAAAGGGGGAACGATTGCTAAAGTCGGACAAAATCAAAAGTTAAAACGCGAAAATGTTTATCTTTCAGCCCCTTTATCAGGAGCTGCTGAATCCGGATTACTGGGTTTTGTTTTGGATAAAAATTTTCATGAATCACGTATGGCATACGCCTACTACACGTATGATTTAGAGGGTGAACCGGTTAATCGGATTGTGACGTTGTATTATGACGAAGACTCATGGCACGAAAAAGACATCTTGTTAGACAGTATCCAATCAGGCCCGTTCCATCATGGCGGTCGCCTAGCGCTCTCTCCAGACAATTTTTTATACGCAACGATTGGGGATGGAGCGAATCCTGACTCCGCACAAAATCCGAATTCATTCAACGGGAAAATCCTTCGGTTAAATGAAGAAAACACCTTTGAAATTATTAGCTCTGGGCATCGAAATCCTCAAGGACTCGCATGGGATGAAAATGGAGTTATGTATGCTTCAGAACATGGTCAATTTGCGAATGATGAAGTGAATGTGATTAAAAAGGGGAACAATTATGGTTGGCCTATAATTGAGGGTGAAAAATCGAAAGTTGGCATGGAAATGCCACTCC is a window from the Sporosarcina sp. ANT_H38 genome containing:
- a CDS encoding sorbosone dehydrogenase family protein, giving the protein MERLLLLFFLIILAGCTKETYPVQNHVSAEKIVTQLSSPWSIDNDGKYFFISEKGGTIAKVGQNQKLKRENVYLSAPLSGAAESGLLGFVLDKNFHESRMAYAYYTYDLEGEPVNRIVTLYYDEDSWHEKDILLDSIQSGPFHHGGRLALSPDNFLYATIGDGANPDSAQNPNSFNGKILRLNEENTFEIISSGHRNPQGLAWDENGVMYASEHGQFANDEVNVIKKGNNYGWPIIEGEKSKVGMEMPLLTSGSDETWAPSGMTFHNGLLYIAALRGEAILVIDTKSGEVIKKIEGYGRIRDVFSDGESLYFITNNTDGRGNPSAEDDVLYRLVGTS
- the tatA gene encoding twin-arginine translocase TatA/TatE family subunit, whose amino-acid sequence is MSLASIGVPGLIIILVIVLILFGPKKLPEVGAAVGKTLAEFKKSAKDIMTDEEPAPNEIKKKDQL